The following proteins come from a genomic window of Balearica regulorum gibbericeps isolate bBalReg1 chromosome 9, bBalReg1.pri, whole genome shotgun sequence:
- the FBXO36 gene encoding F-box only protein 36 isoform X4 yields MRPPQTLRASPPPGSSRLSSLQLSAEAAAPSSASSAASAAEPLPAARGGGWGTTFSRRRGPAGACAPPGPTGGPCPGCRPPRSLRCSRVRAPLPALGGVGLRSSVSLRRGRHPWVRASVSTRVIFRWWKISLRNEFRESRPGEIKESQEDFLDDSSLHSSWVRRLQETAVSAAWMESLHTLSSRDWMIYAQTMEKVSISTHSL; encoded by the exons ATGCGGCCTCCGCAGACACTCCGTGCCTCCCCTCCTCCCGGCAGCAGCCGCCTCTCTTCCCTTCAATTATCAGCTGAAGCCGCAGCACCAAGCAGCGCCTCGtccgccgcctccgccgccgaACCCCTTCCAGCAGCGCgagggggaggctgggggacTACTTTCTCCCGGCGCCGGGGCCCCGCCGGGGCCTGCGCGCCCCCTGGGCCGACGGGCggcccctgccccggctgccGCCCCCCACGCAGCCTCCGCTGCAGCCGTGTGCGCGCCCCGCTCCCTGCGCTCGGCGGGGTCGGCCTTCGGAGCTCAGTATCCCTCCGCCGGGGTCGTCACCCCTGGGTCCGCGCAAGTGTCTCCACTCGG GTAATTTTTAGGTGGTGGAAAATCTCACTTAGGAATGAATTTCGTGAATCAAGACCTGGAGAAATTAAAGAATCCCAGGAGGACTTTTTGGATGATTCATCTCTTCATA GCAGCTGGGTAAGGAGACTGCAAGAGACTGCTGTTAGTGCTGCATGGATGGAAAGCCTGCACACTCTGAGCTCAAGAGACTGGATGATATATGCACAAACCATGGAAAAAGTTTCAATCAGCACTCACAGTTTGTAA